One window from the genome of Cucumis melo cultivar AY chromosome 12, USDA_Cmelo_AY_1.0, whole genome shotgun sequence encodes:
- the LOC103500446 gene encoding arogenate dehydratase/prephenate dehydratase 6, chloroplastic-like, which translates to MHLQSLTLSSSHSLLKSIPHFPTTTSTSTTAAVRFPIQSVYRYDPVTYPNAIGSSRADWQSSCAILSSQSQQLLSQDDPSSSSTDHISSVNGHNSTIENLNLVPISNLSDSTSLKPQPKPLTITDLAPAPMHGSNLRVAYQGVPGAYSEAAAGKAYPNCDAIPCDQFEVAFQSVELWIADRAVLPVENSLGGSIHRNYDLLLRHKLHIVGEVQLPVHHCLLALPGVRKEYLTRVISHPQALAQCEHTLTKLGLNVTREAVDDTAGAAEFVAINNLRDTAAIASARAAELYGLDILANGIQDDSGNVTRFVMLAREPIIPRTDRPFKTSIVFAHEKGTSVLFKVLSAFAFRNISLTKIESRPHRSHPIRVVDGADAGTAKHFEYLFYVDFEASMAEPRAQNALAEVQEFTSFLRVLGSYPMDMTPWSPSRIEE; encoded by the coding sequence ATGCATTTGCAATCCCTCACCCTTTCCTCTTCCCATTCCCTCCTCAAATCCATTCCCCACTTCCCCACCACCACCTCCACCTCAACCACAGCTGCCGTCCGCTTCCCTATCCAATCCGTCTACCGATACGACCCCGTCACCTACCCCAACGCCATCGGCTCCTCCCGTGCCGATTGGCAAAGTTCCTGTGCCATCCTCTCCAGCCAATCCCAACAACTTCTCTCTCAAGAtgacccttcttcttcttctaccgATCACATCTCCTCCGTCAATGGCCACAACTCCACCATCGAGAACCTCAACCTTGTCCCCATCTCTAACCTCTCCGACTCCACCTCTCTCAAACCCCAACCCAAACCCCTTACCATCACCGACCTCGCTCCCGCCCCTATGCACGGCTCCAACCTTCGCGTCGCTTACCAAGGGGTCCCTGGCGCATACTCCGAAGCCGCCGCCGGTAAGGCTTACCCTAACTGCGACGCCATCCCTTGCGATCAATTCGAAGTCGCCTTTCAATCTGTTGAACTCTGGATCGCCGATCGCGCTGTTCTCCCTGTAGAAAATTCCCTCGGCGGTTCTATCCATAGGAATTACGATCTCCTCCTGCGTCATAAGCTTCATATTGTTGGCGAAGTTCAGTTACCAGTTCATCACTGTCTTCTCGCTCTACCTGGAGTCCGTAAAGAGTATCTTACTCGCGTCATTTCTCATCCTCAAGCCCTAGCTCAATGCGAACACACTCTCACCAAACTCGGCCTCAACGTCACACGTGAAGCCGTGGACGATACCGCCGGTGCCGCGGAGTTCGTTGCCATCAATAACCTCCGGGACACAGCCGCAATCGCTAGCGCTAGAGCTGCAGAGCTTTACGGTCTGGATATATTGGCGAATGGAATCCAGGATGATTCGGGTAACGTGACGAGATTTGTGATGTTAGCGAGGGAACCGATAATTCCTCGGACGGATCGGCCGTTCAAGACGAGTATTGTATTTGCACACGAGAAAGGGACGTCGGTTCTGTTCAAGGTGTTGTCGGCTTTTGCTTTCAGGAACATTAGTTTGACGAAGATAGAATCAAGGCCGCACCGGAGCCATCCGATTAGAGTGGTGGACGGGGCGGATGCGGGAACGGCGAAGCATTTTGAGTATCTGTTTTATGTGGATTTTGAAGCTTCAATGGCGGAGCCTAGGGCTCAGAACGCACTGGCGGAGGTTCAGGAATTCACTTCTTTCCTAAGGGTATTGGGGAGTTATCCTATGGATATGACCCCATGGAGTCCTTCTCGTATTGAGGAATGA